A genome region from Chlorobaculum tepidum TLS includes the following:
- a CDS encoding deoxyribodipyrimidine photo-lyase, translated as MAKAITIDERRILRLNQREDRQGPVIYWMSRDQRVRHNWALLFACQKANQLGQPLEVVFTLSPSFLGAPMRHYDFMFRGLREVETRLRELGVPFTVLYGEPGETLPKYTEKRNAGVVVADFSPLKLVRGWKLAVAQQLSCAFYEVDAHNIVPCWLASPKQEYAARTIRPKLNALQGEFLTGFPEPELRHQPDTLPPPVQWNAMETLLKVDRSIKAVPGLEPGETAAEARLRSFVTGRLSRYADERNDPNSGAVSGLSPYLHFGQLSAQHATFEAARSKASEVNREAFVEELFIRRELSENYCYYNERYDSFDGIPEWAKKTLMEHAGDHRDAIYTPEQFERAQTHDPLWNAAQTQLLETGIIHGYMRMYWAKKILEWSATPAAAFDIALMLNDRYALDGRDPNGYVGVAWSIGGLHDRPWTERPVYGTIRYMNSNGCKRKFDVPRYIAEMTGKSQATLF; from the coding sequence ATGGCCAAAGCAATAACAATCGACGAGCGCCGGATACTCCGCCTGAACCAGCGCGAGGATCGACAAGGCCCGGTAATCTATTGGATGTCGCGCGACCAGCGCGTGCGCCACAACTGGGCGCTGCTTTTTGCCTGCCAGAAGGCGAACCAGCTCGGCCAGCCGCTCGAAGTGGTATTCACCCTTTCACCCAGCTTTCTCGGTGCGCCGATGCGCCACTACGACTTCATGTTCCGGGGACTTCGCGAGGTGGAAACGAGACTGCGTGAGCTGGGCGTACCGTTCACTGTACTCTACGGCGAACCGGGCGAAACACTGCCGAAGTATACTGAAAAGCGAAACGCCGGGGTGGTGGTGGCGGACTTCTCGCCGCTAAAGCTGGTGCGCGGCTGGAAGCTGGCTGTTGCACAGCAGCTTTCGTGCGCATTTTATGAAGTCGATGCGCACAACATCGTGCCATGCTGGCTGGCTTCGCCCAAGCAGGAGTACGCCGCGCGCACGATCAGGCCGAAGCTCAATGCCCTGCAAGGTGAGTTCCTGACCGGCTTCCCCGAACCGGAACTCCGGCATCAGCCCGACACATTGCCACCCCCGGTGCAGTGGAATGCGATGGAAACGCTACTCAAGGTTGACCGTTCAATCAAGGCAGTACCCGGTCTGGAACCGGGCGAAACGGCAGCGGAAGCGCGTCTGCGCAGCTTCGTCACTGGCCGCCTGAGCCGCTACGCCGACGAGCGCAACGATCCCAACTCCGGCGCAGTCTCGGGCCTCTCGCCCTACCTGCACTTCGGCCAGCTCAGCGCCCAGCACGCCACCTTCGAGGCCGCCCGGAGCAAAGCTTCAGAGGTCAACCGCGAGGCCTTCGTCGAAGAGCTGTTCATCCGCCGGGAGCTGTCGGAGAACTACTGCTACTACAACGAGCGCTACGACTCGTTCGACGGCATTCCGGAGTGGGCAAAAAAGACGCTGATGGAGCACGCTGGCGACCACCGCGACGCCATCTACACGCCGGAGCAGTTCGAGCGGGCGCAAACGCACGATCCGCTCTGGAACGCCGCCCAGACCCAGTTGCTCGAAACCGGCATCATCCACGGATATATGCGCATGTACTGGGCAAAAAAGATTCTCGAATGGAGCGCAACCCCGGCGGCAGCCTTCGATATCGCGCTCATGCTCAACGACCGCTACGCCCTTGACGGGCGCGACCCCAACGGCTACGTCGGCGTCGCCTGGTCAATCGGCGGCCTCCACGACCGCCCATGGACCGAGCGTCCGGTCTATGGCACCATCCGCTACATGAACTCAAACGGCTGCAAACGAAAATTCGACGTCCCCCGATATATCGCCGAAATGACCGGCAAGTCGCAGGCTACACTGTTCTGA
- a CDS encoding putative LPS assembly protein LptD: MKFTKSIKLLTLLLLVQSFEGILPLRAGESASKPQKAKDGALPDSLLEKREDLDSTVVYTARDSLIYNVSKRTADLFGKAKVNYKDSRIEGPRITIEQATSTARATASRDSLGRPAELPVYTGKDGSFSAETIAYNYKTRIGTASDMSSKSDRDIYSGGSDQAIYSGKEVKRMPSGELYIEDGVYTTCDLEEPHYWFAGKHMKIIPGERLISRPFVMYIHPEIFHMRLPVLPVMYLPYMSAPISNKRASGFLFPRFGNSGDMGSYFSNLGYFWAINDYADLRLDGDIAFKGGWRLGERFRYKNGDRYSGSISGEYARIILNSPGDSNYARYINRDLRIEHHQQFDPTAVLDVNLQFLGGDRYYYGYTSVDPENLVTDQATSYASFTKSWDENNRVLLGGYQRVDNLSTDELTQRVTLSLYQNRIYPFRPRLSSSSSESPGWSSRLFVQPTLSGSGQFDAAGGVNTDFYTGNAGLELGYLQDFSPGNRALFTQGLNMQALRKTITGEDDLNATSVQLPFKIQSTLFKYLHLTPALTFTQYRVNSTVNKYYDHIAGKVVTQTINDSDSYATTVFSLDAQTRLYGVMNTGFLDKLVGLTAIRHVFIPTVSFIYNPDYTGSGYGIYGSYYDPVQMKNVQYNRFGESLYADVPEKRTFVGLSLQNIFQGKFRSKKVSNEDGSNAGAGYKTVQLLSLTASSGYNFAADSFPIAPLVLTASSNAFAPALMFSAGATYDFYTYDPATGDRVNKLAMDDGKGLLRFVNGFLNMSVSVSGSLHTSYASHDERDGEMSLVREKALPVEQAIYKERFNSDERTKFSASLPWSLRMSLYLISDKSNPLDPSSAALLNTAARLSLSRNWQVGLNTGYDLRNSEFVYPALMLDRDLHDFWFSAQWVPSGEHKGYLFQIAMKPANLKYLKLKAGSGHIVQSPE, translated from the coding sequence GTGAAATTCACCAAGTCAATCAAACTTCTGACTCTGTTGCTCCTCGTCCAGTCTTTCGAGGGGATTTTGCCGCTGCGTGCGGGTGAAAGTGCATCGAAACCGCAAAAAGCAAAAGATGGCGCGTTGCCCGACAGCTTGTTGGAAAAGCGTGAGGATCTTGACTCGACTGTTGTGTACACGGCACGGGATTCGCTGATCTACAACGTCAGCAAGCGTACTGCCGACCTGTTCGGCAAGGCGAAAGTCAATTACAAGGACAGCCGCATCGAAGGCCCCAGAATCACCATTGAACAGGCGACCTCTACGGCGCGCGCCACGGCTTCACGCGACTCTCTTGGCCGTCCAGCCGAGCTTCCCGTCTATACCGGCAAGGACGGATCGTTCAGCGCCGAAACGATAGCCTACAACTACAAAACCAGAATCGGCACGGCGTCGGATATGTCGTCGAAGAGCGATCGGGATATCTATTCCGGAGGGAGCGATCAGGCTATCTATTCAGGCAAGGAGGTCAAGCGTATGCCCTCCGGAGAACTTTATATCGAGGATGGTGTCTATACGACCTGCGACCTCGAAGAGCCGCACTACTGGTTCGCGGGCAAGCACATGAAAATCATTCCGGGAGAACGCCTCATTTCCCGGCCGTTCGTGATGTACATTCATCCGGAAATCTTCCACATGCGCCTGCCGGTGTTGCCGGTCATGTATTTGCCCTACATGTCGGCCCCGATCTCCAACAAGCGCGCCTCTGGCTTTCTGTTTCCGAGGTTCGGCAACAGTGGCGACATGGGCAGTTACTTTTCGAATCTTGGCTACTTCTGGGCGATTAACGATTATGCAGACCTGCGGCTTGACGGCGATATTGCGTTCAAGGGAGGCTGGCGGCTTGGTGAGCGGTTCCGTTACAAAAACGGTGATCGCTACAGCGGTTCGATTTCAGGAGAGTATGCCAGGATTATTCTGAACAGCCCCGGCGATTCCAATTATGCCCGATACATCAACCGGGATTTACGGATCGAGCATCACCAGCAGTTCGACCCTACCGCCGTGCTCGATGTCAATCTTCAGTTTCTGGGCGGCGATCGCTACTATTACGGCTACACCTCGGTCGATCCTGAAAACCTCGTGACCGATCAGGCGACTTCGTATGCATCGTTCACAAAATCTTGGGACGAGAACAACCGGGTGCTGCTTGGCGGCTACCAGCGGGTGGACAATCTCTCCACCGACGAGCTGACCCAGAGGGTGACCCTGTCGCTCTACCAGAACCGCATCTACCCGTTCCGCCCGAGGCTCTCTTCATCGTCATCGGAATCACCTGGCTGGAGTTCGCGCCTATTTGTGCAGCCGACCCTGTCAGGCAGCGGTCAGTTCGATGCTGCTGGCGGAGTCAATACCGATTTTTACACGGGCAATGCCGGGCTGGAGCTGGGCTATCTGCAAGATTTTTCGCCAGGTAACCGGGCGCTGTTTACACAGGGGCTCAACATGCAGGCTCTTCGTAAAACAATAACCGGCGAGGATGACCTGAACGCCACCAGCGTGCAGCTTCCTTTCAAGATCCAGTCCACGCTGTTCAAGTACCTGCACCTGACTCCGGCACTGACCTTTACCCAGTACCGCGTCAACAGCACGGTCAACAAGTATTACGACCACATCGCTGGCAAAGTGGTGACGCAAACCATCAACGATTCCGACAGTTACGCCACGACGGTCTTTTCGCTCGACGCGCAGACGCGCCTTTACGGGGTGATGAACACCGGTTTTCTCGACAAGCTTGTCGGCCTTACCGCCATCCGTCACGTTTTCATTCCGACCGTTTCGTTCATTTACAATCCCGATTATACGGGGAGCGGTTACGGTATTTACGGCTCCTATTACGATCCGGTGCAGATGAAAAATGTGCAGTACAACCGGTTCGGGGAGTCGCTTTACGCTGATGTGCCTGAAAAGCGGACCTTTGTCGGCCTGAGTCTCCAGAACATTTTTCAGGGCAAGTTCCGGAGCAAAAAGGTGTCGAACGAAGATGGCAGTAACGCCGGAGCCGGATATAAAACGGTGCAACTGCTCTCCCTGACGGCCTCGTCCGGGTACAATTTTGCCGCCGACTCGTTTCCCATCGCGCCGCTGGTGCTGACGGCGTCGAGCAATGCCTTTGCCCCCGCGCTGATGTTCAGCGCCGGTGCGACCTACGACTTCTATACCTACGATCCAGCAACCGGCGATCGGGTGAATAAGCTCGCCATGGACGACGGCAAGGGCCTGCTCCGCTTTGTCAACGGGTTCCTCAACATGAGCGTGAGCGTGAGCGGCAGCCTGCACACCTCGTATGCCTCCCATGATGAAAGGGATGGCGAGATGTCACTTGTCCGGGAGAAGGCTTTGCCGGTCGAGCAGGCGATCTACAAGGAGCGGTTCAATAGCGATGAACGGACCAAATTCAGTGCATCGTTACCCTGGTCGCTACGCATGTCGCTTTATTTGATCAGCGACAAGAGTAATCCGCTTGATCCTTCCTCTGCTGCGCTGCTTAACACCGCGGCCCGGCTCTCTCTTTCGAGAAACTGGCAGGTTGGCCTTAATACCGGCTACGATCTCAGAAACAGCGAATTCGTCTATCCCGCGCTTATGCTCGACAGGGATTTGCACGATTTCTGGTTCAGCGCCCAGTGGGTACCATCGGGCGAGCACAAGGGCTATCTGTTCCAGATCGCCATGAAACCGGCCAACCTCAAGTACCTGAAGCTGAAGGCGGGAAGCGGCCATATTGTTCAGTCTCCGGAGTAG
- a CDS encoding type 1 glutamine amidotransferase, which translates to MSGTILVVQNISHEGPGLLANLLEEHAINVELCDLSKSEPIPDPSGYAAMVVLGGPQSANDATPQITGELKAIDKALDAGVPYLGICLGLQLLVKARGGSVVKCHQKEIGFREPDGEPFMVELTGDGKQDALFLGMPERLRVFQLHGETVEPAKGMTLLATGRGCKHQVVRVGSNAWGLQCHFEMTPAMFESWIGIDADLKAMNRDELLAEFEAISEEYTETGRSILLNFLAVTGLVKP; encoded by the coding sequence ATGTCTGGTACCATACTTGTCGTTCAGAACATCAGCCACGAAGGCCCTGGACTTCTTGCAAATCTGCTGGAAGAACATGCCATCAATGTTGAACTCTGTGATCTTTCAAAAAGTGAACCCATCCCCGATCCATCCGGTTATGCCGCCATGGTGGTGCTGGGTGGGCCGCAAAGCGCCAACGACGCGACGCCGCAGATCACCGGCGAGCTGAAGGCTATCGACAAGGCACTTGACGCTGGCGTGCCATACCTCGGCATCTGTCTCGGCTTGCAGCTTCTCGTGAAAGCTCGCGGCGGCAGCGTGGTGAAGTGCCACCAGAAAGAAATCGGGTTCCGTGAACCTGACGGCGAACCGTTCATGGTGGAACTGACCGGCGACGGCAAGCAGGATGCACTGTTCCTCGGAATGCCGGAGCGGCTGCGCGTGTTCCAGCTTCACGGCGAAACGGTGGAACCGGCGAAGGGCATGACGCTGCTCGCCACGGGGCGCGGCTGCAAGCATCAGGTAGTGCGGGTCGGCAGCAACGCTTGGGGGCTGCAATGCCACTTCGAGATGACGCCCGCGATGTTCGAAAGCTGGATCGGCATCGACGCCGACCTGAAGGCGATGAACCGCGATGAGCTGCTCGCGGAGTTCGAGGCCATCAGCGAGGAATACACCGAGACCGGACGCTCGATCTTGCTCAACTTCCTCGCCGTGACCGGCCTTGTCAAACCGTGA
- a CDS encoding rhodanese-like domain-containing protein, whose translation MSNVKEVNASTAFSMIKKGALLVDVRETREINRKAFGVSDYLSVPMSRFQSSLHEIPAERKVILACHSGNRSSIASRILVNSGHRKVHNLQHGIISWEREGLPVRKKESPSPLTMLFQMFRKEA comes from the coding sequence ATGAGCAATGTGAAAGAGGTCAATGCCTCTACCGCCTTTTCGATGATAAAAAAAGGAGCGCTCCTGGTCGATGTCCGCGAAACCCGGGAAATCAACCGCAAAGCGTTCGGCGTCTCCGATTATCTGTCGGTTCCGATGAGCCGGTTCCAGAGCAGCCTTCACGAAATCCCGGCGGAGCGCAAGGTGATCCTCGCCTGCCACAGCGGCAACCGCAGCAGCATAGCTTCGCGCATCCTGGTCAACAGCGGCCACCGCAAGGTGCACAACCTGCAACACGGCATCATCAGCTGGGAGCGAGAAGGGCTACCGGTCAGAAAAAAGGAGTCACCAAGCCCGTTGACCATGCTATTCCAAATGTTCCGCAAAGAGGCCTGA
- the trpB gene encoding tryptophan synthase subunit beta yields the protein MKQKVIYSAPDEFGHFGTFGGKFIPETLVKNAADLEEEYLKAKNDPEFHQTLDNLLRHYVGRPTPLYHASRLSEKQGGAQIWLKREDLCHTGAHKINNALGQVLLAKRMGKKRIIAETGAGQHGVATATVCALFGLDCIVYMGEEDIRRQAPNVARMKLLGTEVRPVTAGSRTLKDATSEAIRDWMNNPEETFYIVGSVIGMHPYPMMVRDFQSVIGRETRQQVLDQAGRLPDVIVACVGGGSNAIGMFYEFLPDAKEVELIGVEAAGEGLEGKHAASLTKGEIGVLHGSMMKLLQDEYGQVQEAHSISAGLDYPGVGPEHCYLQKLGLVCYTSTTDKEALAALDALAKTEGIICALESAHAVHYAMKRAAEMPKESIIVVNLSGRGDKDMGTIMQELKL from the coding sequence ATGAAGCAGAAGGTTATCTACTCCGCACCCGATGAATTCGGCCACTTCGGCACCTTCGGAGGCAAATTCATTCCCGAAACCCTGGTCAAAAACGCCGCCGATCTCGAAGAGGAGTACCTCAAGGCGAAAAATGATCCGGAGTTCCACCAAACGCTCGACAACCTGCTTCGCCACTACGTTGGCCGCCCGACGCCGCTCTATCACGCCTCGCGGCTCAGCGAAAAGCAGGGCGGCGCCCAGATCTGGCTCAAGCGCGAAGACCTCTGCCACACCGGCGCGCACAAGATCAACAACGCCCTCGGCCAGGTGCTGCTGGCCAAACGGATGGGCAAAAAGCGCATCATCGCCGAAACCGGCGCGGGCCAGCATGGCGTGGCAACGGCCACCGTCTGCGCGCTCTTCGGTCTCGACTGCATCGTCTATATGGGCGAAGAGGACATCCGCCGCCAGGCTCCCAACGTGGCGCGCATGAAGCTGCTCGGCACAGAGGTGCGCCCGGTCACGGCAGGCAGCAGAACGCTGAAGGACGCCACCAGCGAGGCAATCCGCGACTGGATGAACAATCCCGAAGAGACCTTCTACATCGTTGGCTCGGTGATCGGAATGCACCCGTACCCGATGATGGTACGCGACTTCCAGTCGGTCATCGGACGCGAAACCCGCCAGCAGGTGCTCGATCAGGCCGGGCGCTTGCCCGATGTGATCGTGGCCTGCGTCGGCGGCGGCAGCAACGCCATCGGCATGTTCTACGAGTTTTTGCCGGATGCCAAAGAGGTCGAACTGATCGGCGTCGAAGCCGCCGGAGAGGGACTCGAAGGCAAGCACGCCGCGTCGCTGACAAAGGGTGAAATCGGCGTGCTGCACGGCTCGATGATGAAGCTCTTGCAGGACGAGTACGGTCAGGTGCAGGAGGCGCACTCGATTTCGGCGGGACTCGACTACCCCGGCGTCGGTCCGGAGCACTGCTATTTGCAGAAGCTCGGCCTGGTCTGCTATACCTCGACGACAGACAAGGAAGCCCTCGCAGCGCTCGACGCTCTGGCCAAAACCGAAGGCATCATCTGCGCCCTCGAATCGGCTCACGCCGTGCATTATGCGATGAAACGAGCCGCCGAAATGCCGAAAGAGTCGATCATCGTGGTCAACCTCTCTGGCCGCGGCGACAAAGACATGGGTACCATCATGCAGGAGCTGAAGCTGTAA
- a CDS encoding outer membrane protein, producing the protein MKKYAITSIAAAMLSAPAITATADPLYISLSGGLNLMSNSDAKVSDTETSIKNAVEYKRGYALEGAFGEKTGVFRGEIAVGYQSSDVDKVLGSDIVEQLGEIDNYEDLTVTASALTVMYNVYADYDMKGILSPYLMGGLGAAFVDMGTSFKVDGVEYDSSYDKTVFAWQLGAGLGIKITNNVALDLGYRYFKTGDLDLENKTKLSFGGSKILLGMRYNL; encoded by the coding sequence ATGAAGAAATACGCAATTACCTCTATAGCTGCAGCAATGCTATCGGCACCAGCTATAACAGCTACAGCGGATCCTTTATATATCAGCCTTTCTGGTGGACTGAACCTTATGAGTAATAGTGACGCGAAGGTTTCGGACACTGAGACATCGATCAAAAATGCTGTTGAGTACAAGCGAGGATATGCTCTGGAGGGCGCGTTTGGCGAAAAAACAGGTGTGTTCCGTGGAGAAATCGCCGTTGGCTACCAATCAAGTGATGTCGATAAGGTATTAGGTTCAGACATCGTTGAGCAATTGGGTGAAATCGATAATTACGAAGATCTCACAGTCACGGCATCAGCACTTACGGTCATGTATAATGTTTATGCTGATTATGACATGAAAGGGATACTCTCTCCCTATCTGATGGGAGGTCTCGGAGCAGCGTTTGTGGATATGGGAACTTCGTTCAAAGTCGATGGGGTCGAGTATGATAGTTCATACGACAAGACCGTATTTGCCTGGCAACTTGGAGCTGGTTTAGGTATCAAGATAACGAATAATGTAGCTCTTGACTTGGGCTACCGTTATTTCAAAACGGGAGACCTTGATTTGGAAAATAAGACAAAGCTCTCATTTGGAGGCAGCAAAATCCTCCTTGGAATGCGCTACAACCTCTAA
- a CDS encoding alpha/beta fold hydrolase, whose translation MKTQSQDRWFIWQLSEELEAKIRYREYGPPDSPFTPLLFIHGYGGMIEHWNDNIPSFDDRYRIYAMDLIGFGQSGKPNVRYSLALFAAQIKAFMHLKKLEKVTLVGHSMGAASSIIYAHHNPDSVRALVLANPSGLYGDSMDGVAKIFFGLVGSPLIGEMLFAAFANPVGVSQSLTPTYYNQKKVDLNLINQFSRPLQDRGAIFSYLSPSKRPHDFMLDGLKPCNYKGDAWLLWGAEDTALPPHKIIPEFQELLPQAGAYIIPKAGHCIHHDAHETFNNRLAQLLQRLE comes from the coding sequence ATGAAAACTCAATCGCAAGATCGCTGGTTTATCTGGCAGCTCTCCGAAGAGCTTGAAGCGAAAATCCGCTATCGGGAGTACGGCCCGCCTGATTCCCCCTTTACACCACTGCTTTTCATCCATGGCTACGGCGGCATGATCGAGCACTGGAACGACAACATCCCCTCTTTCGACGACCGGTACAGAATCTACGCCATGGACCTGATCGGCTTCGGCCAGTCCGGCAAGCCAAACGTGCGCTACAGCCTGGCGCTCTTCGCGGCGCAAATCAAGGCGTTCATGCATCTGAAAAAGCTTGAAAAGGTCACGCTGGTAGGTCACTCGATGGGCGCGGCCAGCAGCATCATCTACGCGCATCACAATCCGGACAGCGTCCGGGCGCTCGTGCTGGCCAATCCCTCCGGCCTGTACGGCGACAGCATGGACGGCGTCGCCAAGATCTTTTTCGGTCTGGTCGGTTCGCCCCTGATCGGCGAAATGCTCTTCGCAGCTTTCGCCAATCCCGTCGGCGTCAGCCAGAGCCTTACCCCCACCTACTACAACCAGAAAAAGGTTGATCTGAACCTGATCAACCAGTTCTCACGCCCGTTGCAGGATCGCGGGGCGATCTTCTCCTACCTCTCTCCCTCCAAACGCCCGCACGACTTCATGCTCGACGGCCTCAAGCCCTGCAACTACAAGGGCGACGCGTGGCTGCTCTGGGGCGCGGAGGACACCGCCCTGCCGCCGCACAAGATCATTCCGGAGTTTCAGGAGCTGCTCCCCCAGGCTGGTGCATACATCATCCCGAAAGCCGGCCACTGCATCCATCACGATGCGCACGAGACCTTCAACAACCGCCTCGCGCAGCTTCTCCAGCGGCTGGAGTAA
- a CDS encoding ISL3 family transposase: protein MQSLSSHYHQLLGLPSNWEVENVNLSMSSRQVEIRLAFTGKQGECPICGQSCLIYDHAAEQRWRHLDTMQFETILVARLPRCQCKEHGVKTVQAPWAARHSRFTLLFESFAVELLLHCANIKAASRLLRLNWHTVNQIMRRAVQRGLVRRKTETVEYLGIDEKSFKAGQHYVTTLTDLGERRVLEVVEHRTTEATKELLASLNDSQQAGVKAVSVDMWKPFIHAVQELLPKADLVHDRFHISKYLNEAVDLVRRKECRQLDKAGDKRLIGSTYVWLRNPENMREPQQAELSELMEGEFKTGQAWSLKNMFRFFWQLGCADAGTFFFEYWSKRVDEVGLVPLTKVKELLQRHFGNLLTWFKHPITNAVSEGLNSKIQIVKASARGFHRFESYRIRILFYCGKLNMAIGS, encoded by the coding sequence ATGCAGAGCCTGTCAAGCCATTACCACCAACTGTTAGGTCTTCCCTCAAACTGGGAAGTCGAGAACGTCAACTTGTCGATGAGTAGCCGGCAAGTGGAGATCAGACTGGCCTTTACCGGCAAGCAGGGCGAGTGTCCAATCTGCGGCCAATCATGCCTCATCTATGACCATGCCGCTGAGCAGCGGTGGCGTCATCTTGATACCATGCAGTTCGAGACGATCCTGGTGGCCCGTTTGCCTCGTTGCCAATGCAAGGAGCATGGAGTCAAAACCGTTCAGGCGCCATGGGCGGCACGGCATTCTCGTTTCACGTTGCTGTTCGAGAGCTTCGCCGTCGAGCTGTTGTTGCACTGTGCCAATATCAAGGCGGCGTCGCGCCTGTTGCGCTTGAACTGGCACACCGTCAATCAAATCATGCGACGCGCCGTTCAGCGAGGATTGGTTCGCCGGAAAACCGAAACCGTCGAGTATCTGGGCATCGATGAAAAAAGCTTCAAGGCGGGCCAGCATTACGTCACAACGCTGACTGATCTCGGCGAAAGGCGCGTGCTTGAGGTGGTCGAGCATCGCACGACCGAGGCGACCAAAGAGCTGCTTGCATCGCTGAACGACAGCCAGCAAGCAGGGGTCAAGGCGGTCTCGGTCGATATGTGGAAACCCTTTATCCATGCCGTTCAAGAGCTGTTGCCGAAGGCCGATCTGGTGCATGATCGCTTTCATATCAGCAAGTATCTCAATGAGGCTGTCGATCTGGTGCGTCGCAAGGAGTGTCGCCAACTCGACAAGGCCGGAGACAAACGCCTGATCGGCTCAACATATGTCTGGCTGCGTAATCCGGAAAACATGCGCGAACCGCAACAGGCCGAGTTGAGTGAATTGATGGAGGGTGAGTTCAAAACCGGACAGGCGTGGTCGTTAAAAAATATGTTTCGATTTTTCTGGCAGCTTGGTTGCGCCGATGCCGGGACGTTCTTTTTCGAGTACTGGTCGAAGCGGGTCGATGAGGTTGGTCTGGTTCCGTTGACGAAGGTCAAAGAGCTGCTTCAGCGCCATTTCGGCAACCTGTTGACCTGGTTCAAACACCCGATCACCAACGCAGTTTCCGAAGGCTTGAACAGCAAGATTCAGATCGTCAAGGCCTCTGCAAGAGGGTTTCACCGGTTCGAGAGTTACCGAATCCGGATTTTGTTTTACTGCGGAAAACTCAACATGGCTATCGGATCATGA